One window of Streptomyces sp. FIT100 genomic DNA carries:
- a CDS encoding FmdB family zinc ribbon protein — translation MPTYQYQCTACGEGLEAVQKFTDDALTECPSCQGRLKKVFSAVGIVFKGSGFYRNDSRGSSSSSSAASSSASSSSSPAPGAKSSSDSKPAASSSSSGSSGSGSSSSSSSTTAA, via the coding sequence GTGCCGACCTACCAGTACCAGTGCACCGCTTGCGGCGAGGGCCTCGAGGCGGTGCAGAAGTTCACCGACGACGCTCTGACCGAGTGCCCCAGCTGCCAGGGACGTCTCAAGAAGGTGTTCTCGGCCGTCGGCATTGTCTTCAAGGGCTCCGGCTTCTACCGGAACGACAGCCGTGGTTCGTCGTCGAGCAGCTCTGCGGCGTCCTCGTCCGCCTCGTCGTCGTCCTCGCCCGCGCCGGGCGCGAAGTCCTCGTCGGACTCGAAGCCGGCGGCGTCGAGCTCTTCCAGCGGCTCCAGCGGCTCCGGCAGCTCGAGCTCGTCGAGCAGCACGACGGCTGCGTAG
- a CDS encoding S-methyl-5'-thioadenosine phosphorylase, producing MANAESAQQAVTEHAEIGVIGGSGFYSFLENVTEVEVVTPYGDPSDSLFFGEIAGRRVAFLPRHGRSHHLPPHRINYRANLWALRSVGVRQVLAPCAVGGLRPEYGPGTLVVPDQLVDRTKSRADTYYDGEPLPGGAVPNVVHVSLADPYCPSGRSAALAAARGRDWEPVDGGTLVVIEGPRFGTRAESRWHAAMGWSVVGMTGHPEAALARELELCYTSMTLVTDLDAGAAAGEGVSHEEVLKVFAANVDRLRGVLFDAVAGLRANEDRDCLCTKALAGLETGIELP from the coding sequence ATGGCCAACGCAGAGAGCGCACAGCAGGCGGTTACGGAGCACGCTGAGATCGGAGTGATCGGCGGCTCGGGTTTCTACTCGTTCCTGGAGAACGTCACCGAGGTCGAGGTGGTCACCCCGTACGGCGACCCCAGCGATTCCCTGTTCTTCGGAGAGATCGCCGGCCGCCGCGTCGCGTTCCTCCCCCGGCACGGCCGCAGCCACCACCTGCCGCCCCACCGCATCAACTACCGCGCCAATCTGTGGGCCCTGCGGTCCGTGGGGGTGCGCCAGGTGCTGGCACCGTGCGCGGTGGGCGGGCTGCGGCCGGAGTACGGGCCCGGGACGCTGGTCGTCCCGGACCAGTTGGTGGACCGCACGAAGTCGCGTGCGGACACGTACTACGACGGTGAGCCGCTGCCCGGAGGAGCGGTGCCGAACGTGGTTCATGTGTCGCTCGCCGACCCGTACTGCCCGTCCGGACGTTCCGCCGCGCTGGCCGCGGCGCGCGGACGCGACTGGGAGCCGGTCGACGGCGGGACGCTCGTCGTGATCGAGGGGCCGCGGTTCGGGACCCGCGCCGAATCGCGCTGGCATGCCGCGATGGGCTGGTCGGTGGTGGGGATGACCGGGCACCCGGAGGCGGCGCTCGCCCGCGAACTGGAGCTCTGCTACACGTCGATGACCCTCGTGACGGACCTCGACGCCGGGGCCGCGGCGGGCGAGGGCGTCTCCCACGAGGAGGTACTGAAGGTCTTCGCCGCGAACGTGGACCGGCTGCGGGGCGTGCTCTTCGACGCGGTGGCCGGGCTGCGGGCGAACGAGGACCGCGACTGCCTGTGCACGAAGGCGCTGGCAGGGCTGGAGACGGGGATCGAACTGCCGTAA
- a CDS encoding ubiquinol-cytochrome c reductase iron-sulfur subunit — translation MSVTEQQPPVGGHGHPDAAQEALHDRIAADSLTTRRDYLRIVATVSGGLAAGGIGVAAGVLHRHGDSEGTPKPKKIADLLVPGESIAFRYPGEQDRAVAVRLADGTLVGYSAVCTHLACAVLWREDRGSEGELYCPCHEGVFDPRTGEVTAGPPPRPLPKVLLIEEMDGSVWAIGATRSGEGVQEALCRQLGDDRPELAARLGCPGDTPWTVERGMGS, via the coding sequence ATGAGCGTCACCGAACAGCAGCCGCCCGTCGGCGGTCACGGGCACCCGGACGCCGCCCAGGAAGCGCTCCACGACCGGATCGCCGCGGACTCGCTCACCACCCGCCGCGACTACCTCCGCATCGTCGCCACCGTCTCCGGCGGGCTCGCCGCCGGCGGCATCGGCGTCGCCGCAGGCGTGCTCCACCGACACGGCGACAGCGAGGGCACCCCCAAGCCGAAGAAGATCGCCGACCTGCTGGTCCCGGGAGAGTCGATCGCCTTCCGCTACCCGGGCGAGCAGGACCGGGCCGTGGCCGTGCGCCTCGCGGACGGCACCCTCGTCGGATACTCGGCGGTCTGCACCCATCTCGCCTGCGCGGTCCTCTGGCGTGAGGACCGGGGCAGCGAGGGAGAGCTGTACTGCCCGTGCCACGAAGGGGTCTTCGACCCGCGCACCGGTGAGGTGACCGCCGGGCCACCGCCCCGGCCACTGCCCAAGGTGCTCCTCATCGAGGAGATGGACGGCAGCGTCTGGGCCATCGGCGCGACCCGCTCCGGCGAGGGCGTCCAGGAAGCGCTCTGCCGGCAGCTCGGCGACGACCGGCCCGAACTCGCCGCCAGGCTCGGCTGCCCCGGCGACACACCCTGGACGGTGGAGAGAGGAATGGGCTCATGA
- a CDS encoding 4Fe-4S dicluster domain-containing protein produces the protein MMGRTIFIDPGRCIGCQACVSACRECDSHRGKSMIHLDYPDEGHSVASLPTVCMHCEDPVAPCAEVCPADAILVTADGVVQQADTTRCIGCANCVNACPFGVPKIDLQAKLQMKCNLCYDRTAYGLAPMCATVCPTGALFYGTVEELQAERPGVQVADSFTFGTSTVTTGVAMVVPADKVQWPVPGGLPGSQLPLVEVNGADVR, from the coding sequence ATGATGGGCAGAACGATCTTCATCGACCCGGGGCGCTGCATCGGCTGTCAGGCCTGTGTCTCCGCCTGCCGCGAGTGCGACTCGCACCGCGGCAAGTCCATGATCCATCTCGACTACCCCGACGAGGGGCACTCCGTCGCCTCCCTTCCCACCGTCTGCATGCACTGCGAGGACCCGGTCGCCCCCTGCGCCGAGGTCTGCCCCGCCGACGCGATCCTGGTCACCGCCGACGGTGTGGTGCAGCAGGCCGACACCACCCGCTGCATCGGCTGCGCCAACTGCGTCAACGCCTGCCCCTTCGGCGTCCCGAAGATCGACCTCCAGGCGAAGCTGCAGATGAAGTGCAACCTCTGCTACGACCGCACCGCCTACGGACTCGCCCCCATGTGCGCCACGGTCTGCCCCACCGGCGCCCTCTTCTACGGCACCGTCGAGGAGCTCCAGGCCGAACGCCCCGGCGTGCAGGTCGCCGACTCGTTCACCTTCGGCACCTCGACCGTGACCACCGGGGTCGCCATGGTCGTCCCCGCGGACAAGGTCCAGTGGCCGGTCCCGGGCGGGCTTCCCGGATCCCAGCTGCCGCTGGTCGAGGTGAACGGAGCGGACGTGCGATGA